Proteins from a single region of Bradyrhizobium diazoefficiens:
- the glmS gene encoding glutamine--fructose-6-phosphate transaminase (isomerizing), whose amino-acid sequence MCGIVGILGREPVAERLIEALTRLEYRGYDSAGVATLDANHLERRRAEGKLKNLETSLRRSPLAGHTGIGHTRWATHGKPTEYNAHPHTTDNIAVVHNGIIENFRELRAELKQKGARFLSDTDSEVVAHLVESYLREGYSPQKAVKASLPRLRGMFALVFLFKGHDDLMIAARKGSPLAIGYGNDEVYVGSDAIALAPFTDAITYLDDGDCAVLTRKIHVIYDAKGAVARRETLKSGASSLLVDKANYRHFMAKEIHQQPKVIEQTLARYIDAACERVALPLELPFDFRDVRRITIIACGTASYAGSVAKYWLERFVRVPVEVDVASEFRYRESAMGRGDLAIFVSQSGETADTLAALRYAKAKGAHTLAVVNVPTSTIARESETVLPTLAGPEIGVASTKAFTCQLIVLAALGVAAARARGELSEDEEIELVRGLVEIPRLMAAALTTEPQIERLARDIAKARDVLYLGRGTSFPIALEGALKLKEISYIHAEGYAAGELKHGPIALIDEAVPVVVIAPYDCLFEKTVSNMQEVAARGGNIVLLTDAKGAEEATLDTFATIVLPDMPAVFTPMVYAIPVQLLAYHTAVVMGTDVDQPRNLAKSVTVE is encoded by the coding sequence ATGTGTGGGATTGTAGGCATTCTGGGGCGCGAACCCGTTGCGGAGCGGTTGATCGAAGCGCTTACTCGCCTGGAATATCGCGGCTATGATTCAGCGGGAGTCGCAACGCTCGACGCCAATCATCTTGAGCGCCGACGCGCCGAGGGCAAGCTGAAAAATCTAGAGACCAGCCTCCGCCGCAGTCCGCTAGCGGGTCACACCGGTATTGGTCATACCCGCTGGGCCACTCATGGCAAGCCCACGGAGTACAACGCGCATCCGCATACGACGGACAATATCGCGGTCGTCCATAACGGAATTATCGAGAATTTTCGTGAGTTGCGCGCCGAACTCAAGCAGAAGGGTGCTCGATTTCTTTCTGACACCGACAGCGAGGTGGTGGCGCACCTGGTCGAATCCTATCTGAGGGAGGGCTACTCGCCCCAAAAGGCAGTGAAAGCTTCCTTACCGCGACTGCGCGGGATGTTTGCCCTGGTATTCCTGTTCAAGGGGCACGACGATCTCATGATCGCTGCTCGGAAGGGATCCCCGCTCGCGATCGGGTATGGCAATGACGAGGTTTATGTCGGTTCGGATGCCATTGCGCTCGCGCCGTTCACCGACGCCATCACTTATCTTGATGACGGGGACTGCGCCGTGCTTACCCGCAAGATCCACGTCATCTACGATGCCAAAGGGGCAGTCGCGCGCCGCGAGACGCTGAAATCGGGTGCGTCGTCGCTCCTGGTTGACAAGGCGAACTATCGGCACTTTATGGCCAAGGAGATCCATCAGCAGCCGAAGGTGATCGAGCAGACTCTGGCGCGCTATATCGACGCAGCCTGCGAACGCGTTGCTCTACCGCTCGAGCTGCCGTTCGACTTCAGAGACGTCCGCCGCATCACGATCATCGCTTGCGGCACAGCGAGCTATGCTGGCTCCGTCGCGAAATACTGGCTCGAGCGCTTTGTCCGCGTGCCAGTTGAAGTCGACGTCGCCTCCGAGTTCCGCTACCGCGAATCTGCCATGGGCAGAGGTGATCTCGCGATCTTTGTTTCGCAGTCGGGCGAGACCGCAGATACGCTTGCTGCGCTCCGCTACGCCAAGGCGAAAGGTGCACACACACTTGCAGTCGTCAATGTACCGACGTCGACCATCGCTCGCGAGAGCGAAACCGTGCTGCCGACGCTGGCCGGCCCGGAGATCGGCGTTGCCTCGACGAAAGCCTTTACCTGCCAACTGATAGTGCTGGCGGCGCTTGGGGTCGCGGCCGCCAGGGCGCGCGGCGAACTGTCCGAGGATGAGGAGATCGAGCTGGTGCGCGGCCTGGTGGAAATTCCTCGCCTGATGGCGGCGGCGCTCACCACCGAACCGCAGATCGAGAGGCTTGCGCGCGACATCGCGAAAGCACGCGACGTACTCTATCTCGGTCGCGGCACGAGCTTCCCGATCGCGCTAGAGGGCGCCCTGAAGCTGAAGGAAATCTCCTACATCCATGCAGAGGGGTATGCTGCGGGCGAGCTCAAACACGGCCCGATCGCGCTAATCGACGAGGCCGTGCCAGTTGTGGTGATCGCACCGTATGACTGCTTATTCGAGAAAACGGTCTCAAACATGCAGGAGGTGGCAGCGCGCGGCGGCAACATTGTCCTCTTGACCGATGCCAAGGGCGCTGAGGAGGCGACACTGGATACGTTCGCCACGATCGTGCTGCCGGACATGCCTGCCGTCTTCACGCCGATGGTCTACGCGATCCCCGTGCAGCTGCTAGCCTACCACACGGCCGTCGTGATGGGCACTGATGTCGACCAGCCGCGGAATCTCGCCAAATCCGTGACGGTCGAATAG
- a CDS encoding NADPH:quinone oxidoreductase family protein produces MKAVLVENYDRIENIRIRDVARPDLSAGMVRVRIQAAAVGFVDGLKVQGLYQTKDPLPFTPGSEFAGVVDEVAPDVAGFAPGTPVIGMVRNGGLAEYICVPAADLFVTPKGIEPEVGASFFANYLTALYALSARGKLQSGETLLILGAAGGVGIAAVQVGKLLGARIIAAASTEEKRQFAIQYGADAGLDYTHESWRDELKELTDGHGADVIYDPVGGELSLQAFRSIAWNGRHLVIGFASGIIPALRFNLPLLKGGALLGVDLAQIGRREPDVRDQVIAQLFTWLSEKTLVPVVGKVFAFEEFHQAFKAMTTRSALGKMVVRIG; encoded by the coding sequence ATGAAAGCAGTCTTGGTCGAAAACTACGATCGCATCGAAAATATCAGGATCAGGGACGTGGCTAGGCCGGACTTGTCAGCGGGAATGGTCCGCGTTCGAATCCAGGCCGCTGCCGTCGGTTTCGTGGATGGCCTGAAGGTGCAGGGCCTGTACCAGACCAAGGACCCTTTGCCATTTACGCCGGGGTCGGAGTTCGCCGGGGTTGTCGACGAGGTAGCCCCAGATGTTGCGGGCTTCGCGCCCGGTACGCCGGTCATCGGCATGGTCAGAAATGGCGGTCTTGCCGAATATATTTGCGTGCCGGCCGCGGACCTTTTCGTGACGCCAAAAGGCATAGAGCCTGAGGTCGGCGCCTCGTTCTTCGCCAATTACTTGACGGCACTATATGCACTCAGCGCCCGGGGAAAGCTGCAGAGCGGCGAGACCCTTTTGATTCTGGGTGCCGCCGGCGGGGTTGGAATAGCGGCTGTTCAGGTCGGGAAGTTGCTGGGTGCCCGCATCATTGCGGCCGCTTCGACTGAAGAGAAGCGACAATTTGCGATTCAATATGGGGCAGATGCGGGCCTGGATTACACGCACGAAAGCTGGCGCGACGAACTCAAGGAACTCACCGACGGTCACGGCGCGGACGTAATCTACGATCCCGTCGGAGGAGAGCTGAGCCTGCAGGCATTCCGTTCGATCGCCTGGAATGGTCGGCACCTGGTGATCGGCTTCGCTTCAGGGATTATTCCAGCGCTGCGGTTCAATCTGCCTCTTCTAAAAGGAGGGGCGCTGTTGGGTGTCGACCTGGCGCAGATTGGTCGTCGTGAACCGGATGTGCGAGATCAAGTCATCGCCCAGCTATTCACTTGGCTAAGTGAGAAGACGCTTGTTCCCGTCGTAGGAAAGGTCTTTGCATTTGAGGAATTCCACCAAGCGTTCAAGGCGATGACGACGCGCTCTGCCCTTGGAAAGATGGTCGTCCGGATCGGCTGA
- a CDS encoding efflux RND transporter permease subunit produces the protein MAFTDIFIKRPVLSVVVSLLILLIGFRAAMVLPIRQYPKLSNTVINITTVYPGASADLVQGFITTPIEQAVASAEGVDYITSSSVLGTSTIQVYIKLNVDPNQALTEVLAKVNSIKYLIPKESNDPVVTKTTGQTTAVMYLGFSSEELSGSAISDYLTRVVQPVLSTVDGVASADILGGQTFAMRLWLDPLKMAGHNVSPTDVAAAITANNFQSAAGQTKGYLIVSNITTNTGLTDVNQFKKLIVKAKDGGFVRMEDIASVELAAQTTDASVAFNGEHAIFIGVQATPQGNPLTLVKGVRALFPELERNLPPSMKMKVAYDSTKFIQSSIDEVEKTLGEAVIIVIVVIFLFLGSFRSVIVPVVTIPLSMIGVCTLMLVLGFSFNLLTLLAMVLAIGLVVDDAIVVVENIHRHLEEGKTPVQAALEGARQIVGPVVSMTITLAAVYAPIGFLGGLTGSLFREFAFTLAGSVVVSGVIALTLSPMMCSVLFKNSDESRFAMLVNKVFGALTRWYGRKLDRSLDYKAVTGLFAMTILGLVGFLYLHTSSELAPEEDQGIVFAVIKAPKYANNDYLDFYGDKLDKKFQSFPETDLRFVLNGINGPQNGIAGMLLKPWDERKRSSIQLKPLVQAELSKIEGVQAFAVNLPPLPGGPGGLPVQMVINSTAGFQAVFEQMEKLKDAALKSGMFIVSDSDLAFNQPTVKVNVDRAKAQDIGINMQNIGSALALLGGGNYINRFNLEGRSYQVIPQVPRAQRLSPESLGNYYVATSTGQQVPLSTVVSIETTTAPNSLTHYNQLNSATFSAVPMPGVTVGQAVDFLEGEAKRLPQGFSHDFLADSRQYVQEGNQLAITFAFALIIIFLVLAAQFESLRDPLVIMISVPMAIVGALIPLFFGVATMNIYTQVGLLTLVGLITKHGILMVEFANELQLNERLDRRSAIEMSARIRLRPILMTTAAMVTGLIPLLTATGAGAASRFSIGLVVVAGMSVGTLFTLFVLPAVYVVLATDHRAKTGSVRNKQIEELGLGSKALRPT, from the coding sequence ATGGCCTTTACCGACATTTTCATCAAGCGCCCGGTCCTGTCGGTCGTCGTCAGTCTGCTGATCCTGCTGATCGGCTTCCGTGCGGCGATGGTATTGCCGATACGGCAATATCCGAAGCTGTCGAACACGGTCATCAACATCACGACCGTCTACCCCGGCGCGTCCGCGGACTTGGTTCAGGGCTTCATCACCACGCCGATCGAGCAGGCGGTCGCCTCCGCCGAGGGCGTCGACTACATCACCTCATCCTCGGTGCTCGGCACCTCGACGATTCAGGTCTATATCAAGCTGAACGTCGATCCGAACCAGGCGCTCACCGAGGTGCTCGCCAAGGTGAATTCGATCAAATATCTGATCCCGAAGGAATCCAATGATCCGGTCGTCACCAAGACCACCGGCCAGACGACAGCGGTGATGTATCTCGGCTTCTCCTCGGAGGAGCTGTCCGGCTCGGCAATCTCCGACTACCTGACGCGCGTGGTGCAGCCGGTGCTGTCCACTGTGGACGGCGTCGCGTCTGCCGACATCCTCGGCGGCCAGACCTTTGCGATGCGGTTGTGGCTTGACCCGTTGAAGATGGCCGGCCACAACGTGTCGCCGACTGATGTCGCGGCCGCGATCACCGCAAACAACTTCCAGTCCGCCGCCGGCCAGACCAAGGGCTATTTGATCGTCTCGAACATCACGACGAACACGGGCCTGACCGACGTCAACCAGTTCAAGAAGTTGATCGTCAAGGCCAAGGACGGCGGCTTTGTGCGGATGGAGGATATCGCCTCCGTCGAGCTTGCCGCGCAGACCACTGATGCGAGCGTGGCCTTCAACGGCGAGCATGCGATCTTCATCGGTGTGCAGGCGACGCCACAAGGCAACCCACTGACGCTGGTGAAGGGCGTGCGCGCGCTGTTTCCCGAGCTGGAGCGCAACCTGCCGCCCTCGATGAAGATGAAGGTCGCCTACGACTCGACCAAGTTCATCCAGTCGTCGATCGATGAGGTCGAGAAGACGCTGGGCGAGGCCGTAATCATCGTAATCGTGGTGATCTTCCTGTTCCTGGGCTCGTTCCGCTCCGTGATCGTTCCGGTCGTCACTATCCCACTGTCGATGATCGGTGTCTGCACGCTGATGCTGGTACTGGGCTTTAGCTTCAACTTGCTGACGCTGCTCGCCATGGTGCTCGCAATCGGTCTCGTGGTCGACGACGCCATCGTGGTGGTGGAGAACATTCATCGCCATCTGGAGGAGGGGAAGACTCCGGTGCAGGCGGCGCTGGAAGGCGCGCGGCAAATCGTCGGCCCGGTCGTCTCGATGACGATCACGTTGGCCGCCGTGTACGCTCCGATCGGCTTCCTCGGTGGACTAACCGGCTCGCTGTTCCGTGAATTCGCCTTCACGCTCGCCGGCTCGGTGGTCGTGTCGGGGGTGATCGCGCTGACGCTGTCGCCCATGATGTGCTCGGTGCTCTTCAAGAACAGCGACGAGAGCCGCTTCGCCATGCTCGTGAACAAGGTGTTTGGTGCCTTGACGCGCTGGTACGGCCGCAAGCTCGACCGCTCGCTTGACTACAAGGCGGTAACGGGCCTATTCGCGATGACGATCCTTGGCCTCGTTGGGTTCCTCTACTTGCACACCTCGAGTGAGCTCGCACCCGAGGAAGACCAAGGCATCGTGTTCGCGGTGATCAAAGCACCGAAATACGCCAACAACGACTATCTCGATTTCTATGGCGACAAGCTCGACAAGAAATTTCAAAGCTTCCCTGAGACCGATCTGCGCTTCGTGCTGAATGGCATCAACGGCCCTCAGAACGGTATCGCCGGCATGCTGCTCAAGCCCTGGGATGAACGGAAGCGCTCCTCGATTCAGTTGAAGCCGCTGGTCCAGGCCGAGCTCTCCAAGATCGAGGGTGTTCAGGCCTTCGCCGTCAACCTGCCGCCGCTGCCGGGCGGGCCGGGCGGTCTGCCGGTGCAGATGGTGATCAACTCGACCGCGGGATTCCAGGCCGTCTTTGAGCAAATGGAGAAGCTGAAGGACGCGGCACTCAAGAGCGGCATGTTCATCGTCTCCGACAGCGATCTCGCCTTCAATCAGCCGACCGTGAAGGTGAACGTCGACCGCGCCAAGGCGCAGGACATCGGCATCAATATGCAGAACATCGGCAGCGCGCTCGCGCTCCTGGGCGGCGGCAATTACATCAATCGCTTCAACCTGGAGGGCCGTTCCTACCAGGTAATCCCGCAGGTACCACGGGCCCAGCGGCTCTCGCCGGAATCGCTCGGCAACTACTACGTAGCGACCAGCACCGGCCAGCAAGTGCCGCTATCGACGGTGGTGTCAATCGAAACCACGACCGCTCCGAATTCGCTGACGCACTATAACCAGCTCAACTCGGCGACGTTCTCGGCGGTGCCGATGCCCGGCGTGACCGTCGGCCAGGCGGTCGACTTCCTTGAAGGCGAGGCCAAGAGGTTGCCGCAGGGCTTCAGCCATGACTTTCTCGCCGACAGCCGACAGTATGTGCAGGAGGGCAATCAGCTCGCGATCACCTTCGCCTTCGCGCTGATCATCATCTTCCTGGTGCTGGCGGCGCAGTTCGAGAGCTTGCGCGACCCGCTGGTGATCATGATCTCGGTGCCGATGGCGATCGTCGGCGCGCTGATCCCACTGTTCTTCGGGGTGGCAACCATGAACATCTACACCCAGGTCGGTCTGCTGACGCTGGTCGGCCTGATCACCAAGCACGGCATCCTGATGGTGGAGTTCGCCAACGAACTCCAGCTCAATGAACGGCTCGACCGCCGCTCGGCCATCGAGATGTCAGCCCGTATCCGCCTGCGGCCAATCCTGATGACGACGGCCGCGATGGTCACCGGCCTGATTCCGCTGCTGACCGCGACCGGCGCGGGCGCTGCCAGCCGCTTCTCGATCGGCCTTGTGGTCGTGGCCGGCATGTCGGTCGGCACGCTGTTCACGCTGTTCGTGCTGCCGGCGGTCTATGTAGTGCTAGCGACCGACCACCGTGCCAAGACCGGGTCCGTGCGGAACAAGCAGATCGAGGAGCTGGGTCTCGGCTCCAAGGCGCTGCGGCCGACCTGA
- a CDS encoding nitroreductase, producing MNVSDALNSRTSVRAFLEKPVPGEVVKDILLGASRSPSGGNLQPWHVWALGGQELVRFKALMAERIKISPMGEPPEYNIYPPELKEPYRSRRFKNGEDLYRTIGIPREDKAARLNQLAKNFIFFGAPVGLFFAIDRQMEPGQWADLGMYMQSIMLLALEKGLSTCPQEAWALWHKTVAEFIGLPSHLMLFCGMALGYMDREHPINRLRADRADPSEFMTIRGF from the coding sequence ATGAATGTTTCGGACGCGCTGAATTCCCGGACCTCTGTGCGGGCATTCCTGGAGAAGCCTGTCCCCGGCGAGGTCGTCAAAGACATCCTGCTTGGGGCCAGTCGTTCGCCATCCGGCGGCAATCTACAGCCGTGGCATGTCTGGGCGCTAGGCGGCCAAGAGCTCGTACGTTTCAAGGCGTTGATGGCCGAGCGGATCAAGATCAGCCCGATGGGCGAGCCGCCAGAGTACAACATATACCCGCCAGAACTGAAGGAGCCGTATAGAAGTCGGCGATTCAAGAACGGCGAAGATCTTTATCGCACCATCGGGATTCCGCGCGAAGACAAAGCTGCGCGTCTCAATCAGCTCGCGAAGAACTTCATCTTTTTCGGTGCACCTGTCGGCCTGTTTTTTGCCATCGATCGCCAGATGGAGCCTGGGCAATGGGCCGATCTCGGCATGTACATGCAATCCATTATGTTGCTCGCTTTGGAGAAGGGATTGAGTACCTGTCCGCAAGAGGCTTGGGCGCTGTGGCACAAGACCGTCGCGGAATTCATCGGGTTGCCCTCCCATCTGATGCTCTTTTGCGGCATGGCTCTCGGCTACATGGATCGAGAGCATCCGATCAACCGACTGCGCGCAGATCGTGCTGATCCATCGGAATTCATGACAATCCGTGGATTTTGA